In Halofilum ochraceum, a single window of DNA contains:
- a CDS encoding LysR family transcriptional regulator produces MRQFTLKQLRYFVVAGELSSVTQAARKLHVSQPSISAAIQQIEEVTGLQLFIRHHAQGLSLTASGKQLMARARQLLRDAEGLEKYAIALGEEIGGELRLVAFPTFAPLFLPRLLRRYATHHPSVSLYCDEMNQADIVTGLRQGDYELAFTYDLQVPAEIDFTPLYRFPPYAVVATDHPLGGHERIGLAELARWPMVLLDWPLSREYFLSIFTHHGLSPSVAHRAKSMDMVRGLVANGFGFSLFNTPVEALDTADLHPLRIEQDAQPLSMGIACLRELRLSPAAEAMHRLARDVDVQHEVFGRFGAGLSAETDP; encoded by the coding sequence ATGCGGCAGTTCACCCTCAAACAGTTGCGTTACTTCGTGGTCGCCGGCGAACTTTCCAGCGTCACGCAGGCGGCCCGGAAACTGCACGTGTCACAGCCGTCGATCTCGGCGGCCATCCAGCAGATCGAGGAAGTCACCGGTCTGCAGCTGTTCATCCGCCATCATGCCCAGGGCCTTTCGCTGACCGCATCAGGTAAGCAGTTGATGGCCCGTGCCCGTCAACTGCTGCGTGATGCCGAGGGCCTCGAGAAGTACGCCATCGCGCTCGGCGAGGAGATCGGCGGTGAGCTGCGGCTGGTCGCCTTTCCCACCTTCGCCCCGTTGTTCCTGCCGCGGTTGCTGCGCCGCTACGCCACGCACCATCCCTCGGTGAGCCTCTACTGCGATGAAATGAACCAGGCCGATATCGTCACCGGACTGCGCCAGGGCGACTACGAACTGGCCTTTACCTACGACCTGCAGGTGCCTGCGGAAATCGACTTCACGCCGCTCTACCGATTTCCCCCGTACGCGGTGGTCGCCACCGATCATCCGCTCGGCGGGCATGAGCGCATCGGCCTCGCCGAACTGGCGCGCTGGCCCATGGTCCTGCTCGACTGGCCGCTCAGCCGTGAGTACTTCCTCTCCATCTTCACCCATCACGGCCTTTCCCCCAGCGTGGCCCACCGGGCCAAGTCCATGGATATGGTCCGCGGTCTGGTTGCCAACGGCTTCGGGTTCTCGCTGTTCAACACGCCCGTGGAAGCGCTCGACACCGCCGATCTGCACCCCCTGCGTATCGAGCAGGATGCCCAGCCCCTGTCTATGGGCATCGCCTGCCTGCGTGAGCTGCGCCTCAGCCCGGCGGCCGAAGCCATGCACCGCCTCGCCCGTGACGTAGACGTCCAGCACGAGGTCTTCGGG